The following proteins are co-located in the Streptomyces bottropensis ATCC 25435 genome:
- a CDS encoding flavin-containing monooxygenase, giving the protein MPRPEGSPDSPAIPGGPERPANPEAPASPAGTVTRETRHVEALVIGSGLSGIGAAIRLREAGVRDLVVVEKADDLGGTWRDNTYPGCACDVPSALYSYSFAPNPEWTRAFAGQPEIRAYLRDTAAAYGVTPLIRYGTEVTRARWNRAEARWHVETSRDRYTARFLIAAAGPWHEPRLPDLPGLADFPGEVFHSSRWRHDHDLTGARVAVVGSGASAVQFVPAVQPGVGRLHLFQRTAQWVLPKPDHPVPRAERWLLRSLPGAQRALRRAEYAALETLGVGFRHPALLRAVQKVGTLHLRATVKDPALRRALTPDYTPGCKRLLFSNTYYQALTRPNVTVHATAVKAVEGSRVIGADGSRADVDTIILGTGFHILDMPIARRVFDADGACLDDHWKGSPDAYLGTTVSGFPNAFVLLGPHLGTGHSSAYAVLEAQLDYVTGAVRHFRSAGLTSMDVRPEVQAAFHAEVRQALPSTVYAADGCSSYYLDDNGVNSFSWPWSTGRMRRRLARFDPEAYDVTGAVG; this is encoded by the coding sequence ATGCCCCGGCCCGAAGGCAGCCCAGACAGCCCCGCCATCCCAGGCGGCCCCGAGCGTCCCGCGAACCCCGAAGCCCCCGCGAGCCCGGCCGGAACCGTCACCCGCGAGACCCGCCACGTCGAGGCGCTGGTCATCGGCAGTGGTCTCTCCGGCATCGGCGCCGCCATCAGACTGCGCGAGGCGGGAGTGCGCGATCTGGTCGTCGTCGAGAAGGCGGACGACCTGGGCGGCACCTGGCGCGACAACACCTACCCGGGCTGCGCCTGCGACGTGCCCTCCGCCCTGTACTCGTACTCCTTCGCACCCAACCCGGAGTGGACGCGCGCCTTCGCCGGCCAGCCCGAGATCCGCGCCTACCTCCGCGACACGGCGGCGGCGTACGGCGTCACCCCGCTCATCCGCTACGGCACCGAGGTCACCCGGGCGCGGTGGAACCGGGCCGAGGCCCGCTGGCACGTCGAGACCAGCCGGGACCGCTACACGGCCCGGTTCCTGATAGCCGCCGCCGGGCCCTGGCACGAACCCCGGCTCCCCGACCTGCCCGGCCTCGCCGACTTCCCCGGCGAGGTCTTCCACTCCTCGCGCTGGCGCCACGACCACGACCTGACCGGCGCCCGGGTGGCCGTCGTCGGCAGCGGCGCCTCGGCGGTGCAGTTCGTGCCCGCCGTCCAGCCCGGCGTCGGACGGCTGCACCTGTTCCAGCGGACCGCCCAGTGGGTGCTGCCCAAGCCCGACCACCCGGTGCCGCGCGCCGAACGATGGCTGCTGCGGAGCCTGCCCGGAGCCCAACGGGCCCTGCGCCGGGCGGAGTACGCGGCGCTGGAGACCCTCGGCGTCGGCTTCCGCCACCCGGCCCTCCTGCGGGCCGTGCAGAAGGTCGGCACGCTCCACCTGCGGGCCACCGTCAAGGACCCGGCGCTGCGGCGGGCGCTGACCCCCGACTACACGCCGGGCTGCAAACGGCTGCTGTTCTCCAACACCTACTATCAGGCGCTGACCAGGCCCAACGTCACCGTGCACGCCACGGCCGTCAAAGCCGTCGAGGGCAGCCGTGTCATCGGCGCCGACGGCAGCCGCGCGGACGTCGACACGATCATCCTGGGCACCGGCTTCCACATCCTCGACATGCCCATCGCGCGTCGCGTGTTCGACGCCGACGGGGCCTGCCTCGACGACCACTGGAAGGGCAGCCCGGACGCCTACCTCGGCACCACCGTCAGCGGCTTCCCCAACGCGTTCGTCCTCCTCGGACCGCATCTCGGCACCGGCCACTCCTCCGCGTACGCGGTCCTCGAAGCCCAGCTCGACTATGTGACGGGCGCGGTGCGGCACTTCCGCTCGGCGGGCCTGACCAGCATGGACGTACGGCCCGAGGTGCAGGCGGCGTTCCACGCCGAGGTGCGGCAGGCGCTGCCGTCCACCGTCTACGCCGCGGACGGCTGCTCCAGCTACTACCTCGACGACAACGGCGTCAACAGCTTCAGCTGGCCCTGGTCCACGGGCCGGATGCGCCGACGGCTGGCGCGGTTCGACCCCGAGGCCTACGACGTGACGGGCGCCGTCGGCTGA
- a CDS encoding glycoside hydrolase family 5 protein, with protein MVTVRRSFVGAALTAAVFLLLPLAPALAHAPAAAAAQAPAPGSAAPPGAAVTAADDWTAPLSTRGRWIVDADGERFRLRSGNWHGASGTWNGSGGTDQDANHHAGENSGRTPLGLDRAPVAEIIAGFREIGINSVRLPFSNEMIHDSAPVTDAAIAANPSLRGRTPLQVYDAVVRELTAAGLAVILNNHTNTTRWCCGVDGNERWNASQTAAAWENDWLFMARRYRDNKRVVGADLYNEVRRDIWDDPNWGLGDAHDWFAASQRVGDRILTEAAPDLLIIVEGINWTGIPVDGLPHERPTLEPVRRLSHTLVDSDKLVYSAHFYDYTGPRHSGATGTGETSDPRYRDLTPTELTDVLNRQAFFVTAEQDRHFTAPVWISEFGVGGRAETGARQRAWFENFVDQLVRADADFAYWPLVGWHENRTGNGWALLHWDAAGNRMGLYDGDDWRAAAWTRLVRAEGRTGRVAPVTDWSMLSPDHGDFVASRRMRALPDWDPGARKAVCPDGRRLVGLSHTGNRGLCSNVSGGPVWDPAAGHKVVVDERYVTPGRDWASGYTKLQCPQGHFLTGYSVRGAAVSAALCVPAPPGSLVGTSGRTVWFDRGDNRGDTPKGGDFAQGHHKGQCADTEYAAGIAYTGRVGSSRTPDALYCRPKS; from the coding sequence ATGGTGACCGTGCGCCGATCCTTCGTCGGGGCCGCCCTGACCGCCGCCGTGTTCCTGCTGCTGCCCCTGGCGCCCGCCCTGGCGCATGCCCCGGCGGCCGCGGCGGCGCAGGCCCCCGCCCCCGGGTCCGCCGCTCCGCCCGGCGCCGCCGTGACCGCGGCGGACGACTGGACGGCACCGCTCAGCACACGGGGCCGCTGGATCGTCGACGCCGACGGCGAGCGCTTCAGGCTGCGGTCGGGCAACTGGCACGGCGCGAGCGGGACATGGAACGGCTCGGGCGGCACGGACCAGGACGCGAACCACCATGCGGGCGAGAACTCCGGCCGGACACCCCTCGGCCTGGACCGTGCCCCCGTCGCGGAGATCATCGCCGGTTTCCGGGAGATCGGGATCAACAGCGTCCGGCTGCCGTTCTCCAACGAGATGATCCACGACAGCGCCCCCGTCACGGACGCCGCCATCGCCGCCAACCCCTCCCTGCGCGGCAGGACCCCCCTCCAGGTGTACGACGCCGTCGTCCGCGAACTCACCGCCGCCGGCCTCGCCGTCATCCTCAACAACCACACCAACACCACCCGTTGGTGCTGCGGCGTCGACGGCAACGAACGCTGGAACGCCTCCCAGACCGCCGCCGCCTGGGAGAACGACTGGCTCTTCATGGCCCGCCGCTACCGGGACAACAAGCGTGTCGTCGGCGCGGACCTCTACAACGAGGTGCGCCGCGACATCTGGGACGACCCCAACTGGGGCCTCGGCGACGCCCACGACTGGTTCGCCGCCTCGCAGCGCGTGGGCGACCGCATCCTGACGGAGGCCGCCCCCGACCTGCTGATCATCGTCGAGGGCATCAACTGGACCGGCATCCCCGTCGACGGCCTGCCGCACGAACGCCCCACCCTGGAACCGGTACGCCGTCTCTCGCACACGCTCGTCGACTCGGACAAGCTCGTGTACTCGGCCCACTTCTACGACTACACCGGCCCCCGCCACAGCGGCGCCACCGGAACGGGCGAGACCAGCGACCCCCGCTACCGCGATCTGACGCCCACCGAGCTGACCGACGTACTGAACCGCCAGGCGTTCTTCGTCACCGCCGAACAGGACCGGCACTTCACCGCCCCGGTCTGGATCAGCGAGTTCGGCGTCGGGGGCCGAGCGGAGACCGGCGCCCGCCAGCGCGCCTGGTTCGAGAACTTCGTCGACCAACTGGTCCGCGCCGACGCCGACTTCGCGTACTGGCCCCTCGTCGGATGGCACGAGAACCGCACCGGCAACGGCTGGGCCCTGCTCCACTGGGACGCTGCCGGCAACCGCATGGGCCTGTACGACGGTGACGACTGGCGAGCCGCCGCGTGGACCCGGCTCGTCAGGGCTGAGGGCCGCACCGGCCGCGTGGCCCCGGTGACCGACTGGTCGATGCTCAGCCCCGACCACGGCGACTTCGTCGCGTCGCGCCGGATGCGTGCCCTGCCCGACTGGGATCCCGGCGCCCGCAAGGCCGTCTGCCCCGACGGCCGGCGCCTCGTCGGCCTGAGCCACACCGGCAACCGGGGCCTGTGCTCGAACGTGTCCGGCGGGCCCGTGTGGGACCCGGCCGCCGGGCACAAGGTGGTTGTCGACGAGCGGTACGTCACTCCGGGCCGTGACTGGGCGTCCGGGTACACCAAACTCCAGTGCCCTCAGGGTCACTTCCTCACCGGCTACAGCGTCCGGGGGGCCGCCGTCTCCGCCGCGCTGTGCGTACCCGCGCCACCCGGTTCGCTCGTCGGCACGAGCGGCCGCACCGTGTGGTTCGACCGCGGCGACAACCGGGGCGACACCCCCAAGGGCGGTGACTTCGCGCAGGGTCACCACAAGGGGCAGTGCGCCGACACCGAGTACGCCGCCGGGATCGCCTACACGGGCCGCGTGGGCTCGTCGCGCACCCCCGACGCGCTCTACTGCCGTCCGAAAAGCTGA
- a CDS encoding FAD-dependent oxidoreductase, protein MNAKKQSPERTGPTGAATHEVPVLIVGGSLVGLSASVFLGRLGVPHTLVERHTGTSIHPRGRGNNVRTMEVFRAAGVESGIRRAAATLAGNHGILQTPTLVGDAGEWLFKEIDAGGGLARFSPSSWCLCSQNDLEPVLFEHAERLGGDLRYATEMMSFDSDPSGVTAIVKSRETGEHTTIRAQYLIAADGPRSPVREQLGIGQSGPGDLFHNVSVTFRSRDLAEVVGERRFIVCYLTNPDADGALLPVDNRENWVFHLPWHPEHGETLEEFTEERCAEHIRRAVGVADLDVRITGKAPWHAAQRVARGYRSGRVFLAGDSAHEMSPTGAFGSNTGIQDAHNLAWKLAAVLGGWAGEGLLASYDAERRPVAEATSARAAARSVEHSHPGFAPAPGVGGGGGPQRGILNVALGYRYPQGAVLGTDPTAPVVPERLDLTGEPGSRAPHLAVRHQGESISTLDLYERSLVLLSDADATAGGPAGGPGSWHAAALRLAEAMSVPLASYRFGTGPDAELAPEGDTDWAAAHGTTAAGAVLVRPDGFVAWRSPGAVPDAESALREALTTLLATA, encoded by the coding sequence ATGAACGCGAAGAAACAGAGCCCCGAGCGGACCGGTCCCACCGGCGCCGCGACCCACGAAGTCCCGGTCCTGATCGTCGGGGGGTCTCTCGTCGGCCTGTCGGCCTCGGTGTTCCTGGGCCGGCTCGGGGTGCCGCACACGCTGGTGGAGCGGCACACGGGCACCTCCATCCATCCGCGCGGCCGGGGCAACAACGTCCGCACGATGGAGGTGTTCCGGGCGGCCGGCGTCGAGTCCGGCATCCGGCGGGCCGCCGCCACGCTGGCCGGCAACCACGGCATCCTGCAGACGCCCACCCTGGTCGGGGACGCGGGCGAGTGGCTGTTCAAGGAGATCGACGCGGGCGGCGGACTCGCCCGTTTCAGCCCCAGCTCCTGGTGTCTGTGCAGCCAGAACGACCTGGAGCCGGTGCTGTTCGAGCACGCCGAGCGGCTCGGCGGCGATCTGCGGTACGCCACCGAGATGATGTCGTTCGACAGCGACCCCTCCGGTGTCACCGCGATCGTCAAGAGCCGGGAGACGGGCGAGCACACCACCATCCGCGCGCAGTACCTCATCGCCGCCGACGGCCCCCGCAGTCCCGTCCGCGAACAGCTCGGCATCGGCCAGAGCGGCCCCGGCGACCTGTTCCACAACGTGAGCGTCACCTTCCGCTCCCGCGACCTCGCCGAGGTCGTGGGCGAGCGCCGCTTCATCGTCTGCTACCTGACGAACCCGGACGCCGACGGGGCGCTGCTGCCCGTGGACAACCGGGAGAACTGGGTCTTCCACCTGCCCTGGCACCCGGAACACGGCGAAACGCTGGAGGAGTTCACCGAGGAGCGGTGTGCCGAGCACATCCGCCGCGCGGTCGGGGTCGCCGACCTCGACGTCCGGATCACCGGCAAGGCACCCTGGCACGCGGCCCAGCGCGTCGCCCGCGGCTACCGGTCGGGGCGGGTCTTCCTGGCCGGCGACTCCGCCCACGAGATGTCCCCGACCGGGGCCTTCGGCTCCAACACCGGGATCCAGGACGCGCACAACCTCGCCTGGAAGCTCGCGGCGGTCCTCGGCGGCTGGGCCGGCGAGGGGCTGCTGGCCTCGTACGACGCCGAGCGCCGCCCGGTCGCGGAGGCCACCAGCGCCCGCGCCGCCGCCCGGTCGGTCGAACACAGCCACCCCGGTTTCGCCCCGGCCCCCGGCGTCGGCGGCGGCGGGGGCCCGCAGCGCGGCATCCTCAACGTGGCGCTCGGCTACCGCTATCCGCAGGGAGCCGTCCTCGGCACCGACCCCACCGCGCCGGTCGTCCCCGAACGCCTCGACCTGACCGGCGAACCCGGCAGCCGGGCCCCCCATCTGGCGGTACGGCACCAGGGCGAGAGCATCTCGACCCTGGACCTCTACGAACGCTCCCTCGTCCTGCTGAGCGACGCGGACGCCACGGCCGGCGGACCAGCCGGCGGACCGGGCAGCTGGCACGCGGCCGCGCTCCGCCTCGCCGAGGCCATGTCCGTCCCCCTGGCCTCGTACCGTTTCGGCACGGGGCCCGACGCCGAGCTGGCCCCGGAGGGCGACACGGACTGGGCGGCCGCGCACGGGACGACGGCCGCGGGCGCCGTACTCGTACGGCCCGACGGGTTCGTGGCGTGGCGTTCGCCGGGGGCGGTCCCGGACGCCGAGTCCGCCCTGCGCGAGGCCCTGACCACCCTGCTGGCGACGGCCTGA
- a CDS encoding TetR/AcrR family transcriptional regulator, which produces MARLSRVESQERTRERLVATARQLFLSHGYAATSLSDVAETAGYSKGAVYSNFRGKGHLCLAALDDIRAEQLALLTAAVMGEAGIDERLAAFAGWAEAHIGDEAWTTLEVEFLTSARHDAELRGEVTARVGVIREALAQLIDALAQELGVSAAMPADRAAMTLLSLGIGLGVQRVADPTVPTAVLTETLRLVLRMDEPDTAG; this is translated from the coding sequence ATGGCCCGCCTCAGCCGCGTCGAGAGCCAGGAGCGCACGCGCGAGCGGCTCGTCGCCACCGCGCGGCAGCTGTTCCTCTCCCACGGCTACGCCGCCACCTCGCTCAGCGACGTCGCGGAGACGGCCGGCTACTCCAAGGGCGCCGTCTACTCCAACTTCCGCGGCAAGGGCCATCTGTGCCTCGCCGCCCTCGACGACATCCGGGCCGAACAGCTGGCGCTGCTCACGGCCGCCGTCATGGGCGAGGCCGGCATCGACGAACGCCTGGCGGCCTTCGCCGGGTGGGCCGAGGCCCACATCGGCGACGAGGCCTGGACGACGCTGGAGGTCGAGTTCCTCACCAGCGCGCGCCACGACGCCGAGCTGCGAGGGGAGGTCACCGCGCGCGTCGGCGTGATCCGCGAGGCCCTCGCCCAGCTGATCGACGCGCTCGCCCAGGAGCTGGGCGTCAGCGCGGCCATGCCCGCGGACCGGGCCGCGATGACCCTTCTCAGCCTCGGCATCGGCCTCGGCGTCCAGCGCGTCGCCGACCCGACCGTCCCCACCGCCGTCCTGACCGAGACCCTGCGGCTCGTCCTGCGGATGGACGAGCCGGACACCGCCGGGTGA
- a CDS encoding sugar ABC transporter permease — MAVRGNGRGDGSERGDGGKPGSPREGGRRWYGERPRAYAHAVRRRVHAGGLGPAPALLALAVTWTVFQSLNENFLSPRNLSVLTVEIVGTGMVAVGVVFVLLIGELDLSVGSLAGLSGAMFATLNVNHGMPEGLAVLVAVGCGAAAGALHGIIFTRIGVPAFVVTLAGLLAWNGLMLYLLGPESSISFSDDGLVADLTSLSFGSPVVTYGLAALGPVVYLLLCLRDRRRRAAAGMPYRASAEIWVRAALLAAVAFAAVVVLDRFEGLPLALVIFLGVIVASDLLLRRTVYGRQVLAVGSGVEAARRSGVDVARVRISVFLISGTLAAVGGLFVASRLTSATQVPGSGMLLINAIAAAVIGGTSLFGGRGSSWSALLGVLIIQSIASGMALLGVQPAVQFMITGGVLLVAVVFDSLARRAAEARARA, encoded by the coding sequence ATGGCCGTGAGGGGGAACGGGCGGGGCGACGGCAGCGAACGGGGCGACGGCGGGAAGCCGGGAAGTCCGCGTGAGGGCGGGCGCCGGTGGTACGGCGAGCGCCCCCGCGCGTACGCCCATGCCGTGCGCCGCAGGGTGCACGCGGGCGGGCTGGGTCCGGCGCCGGCCCTGCTCGCCCTCGCCGTGACCTGGACCGTCTTCCAGAGCCTCAACGAGAACTTCCTCTCGCCGCGCAACCTGTCCGTCCTCACTGTGGAGATCGTCGGCACCGGCATGGTCGCCGTCGGTGTCGTCTTCGTGCTGCTGATCGGCGAACTCGATCTGTCGGTGGGCTCGTTGGCCGGGCTCTCCGGCGCCATGTTCGCGACGCTGAACGTGAACCACGGCATGCCGGAAGGGCTCGCCGTGCTCGTCGCGGTCGGCTGCGGCGCGGCGGCCGGGGCCCTGCACGGGATCATCTTCACCAGGATCGGCGTGCCCGCGTTCGTCGTCACCCTCGCCGGTCTGCTGGCCTGGAACGGCCTGATGCTCTATCTGCTGGGGCCGGAGAGTTCCATCAGCTTCAGCGATGACGGGCTGGTCGCCGACCTGACCAGCTTGTCCTTCGGCTCCCCCGTCGTCACCTACGGCCTGGCGGCGCTCGGCCCGGTCGTGTACCTCCTGCTCTGCCTCCGCGACCGCCGACGCCGGGCTGCCGCCGGGATGCCGTACCGGGCGAGTGCCGAGATCTGGGTGCGTGCGGCCCTGCTCGCGGCGGTCGCGTTCGCCGCCGTCGTCGTACTGGACCGGTTCGAGGGGCTGCCCCTGGCGCTGGTGATCTTCCTCGGCGTCATCGTCGCCTCGGACCTCCTGCTGCGCCGCACGGTGTACGGCCGGCAGGTCCTCGCGGTGGGCAGCGGCGTGGAGGCGGCCCGGCGGTCCGGCGTCGACGTGGCGCGCGTACGGATCTCGGTGTTCCTGATCTCGGGGACCCTGGCGGCGGTCGGCGGTCTGTTCGTCGCCTCACGGCTCACCTCGGCGACCCAGGTCCCGGGCTCCGGCATGCTGCTGATCAACGCCATCGCCGCCGCCGTCATCGGCGGCACCAGCCTGTTCGGCGGGCGCGGCTCGTCCTGGTCGGCACTGCTGGGGGTGCTCATCATCCAGTCGATCGCCTCGGGCATGGCGCTGCTGGGGGTCCAGCCGGCGGTCCAGTTCATGATCACCGGTGGAGTGCTGCTCGTCGCGGTGGTCTTCGACTCGCTGGCCCGCCGGGCGGCGGAAGCGCGCGCACGGGCCTGA
- a CDS encoding sugar ABC transporter substrate-binding protein, which yields MGLGVGRSAVKRRSLSRAGAAAVVAVGLVLTGACGADGSGGSGGGGGGGGDDLQVGVLLPGGGASRFGQFDRPLIEKKLKELCPDCPAATVAATAEPAVQRQQLDAMITQGVDVLIVAAVDPKALRSSIEAADRAGIPVVAYDRLAQGPISGYVTFDGETVGRLQGEALLKAMGPEADGGQIVMMNGATTDPNADWYKRGALSVLEGKVKIGKSYDTVGWRPENAYVNMSGAISALGADNIDGVLAANDSLAGAVVSAFGASGVSPPPPVTGQDADLAAAQRIIKGEQYMTVYKPFKPAADAAAEMAVALGRDESIDSIATGTVDSPTDQDIPAVLLPSVPVTAGNIEETLVKDGMYTIDQICTPKLRPACDKAGLSP from the coding sequence ATGGGTCTCGGTGTCGGTCGGTCGGCCGTGAAGCGAAGGTCCCTCAGCCGGGCGGGAGCGGCGGCCGTGGTCGCCGTCGGCCTGGTGCTGACCGGGGCGTGTGGCGCGGACGGAAGCGGCGGGAGCGGCGGGGGCGGCGGGGGCGGGGGTGACGACCTCCAGGTCGGCGTACTGCTCCCGGGCGGCGGAGCCTCCCGGTTCGGACAGTTCGACCGGCCCCTGATCGAGAAGAAGCTGAAGGAGCTGTGCCCGGACTGCCCGGCGGCGACCGTCGCCGCCACGGCCGAACCGGCGGTCCAGCGGCAGCAGCTCGACGCCATGATCACCCAGGGTGTGGACGTCCTGATCGTCGCCGCCGTCGACCCCAAGGCGCTGCGCTCCTCGATCGAGGCCGCGGACCGGGCCGGCATCCCGGTCGTCGCCTACGACCGGCTCGCCCAGGGACCCATCTCCGGGTACGTCACCTTCGACGGGGAGACCGTCGGCCGGCTCCAGGGCGAAGCCCTCCTCAAGGCCATGGGCCCCGAGGCGGACGGCGGCCAGATCGTCATGATGAACGGCGCCACCACCGACCCCAACGCCGACTGGTACAAGCGCGGCGCGCTGTCCGTCCTGGAGGGCAAGGTGAAGATCGGAAAGTCGTACGACACCGTCGGATGGCGTCCGGAGAACGCGTACGTCAACATGAGCGGCGCCATCTCCGCCCTGGGCGCGGACAACATCGACGGAGTCCTGGCCGCCAACGACAGCCTCGCCGGCGCCGTGGTCTCCGCCTTCGGCGCCAGCGGCGTGAGCCCGCCACCGCCGGTCACCGGCCAGGACGCGGATCTCGCGGCCGCGCAGCGCATCATCAAGGGCGAGCAGTACATGACCGTCTACAAACCGTTCAAGCCGGCGGCCGACGCCGCCGCCGAGATGGCGGTGGCCCTGGGGCGCGACGAGAGCATCGACTCCATCGCCACCGGAACCGTCGACAGCCCCACCGACCAGGACATCCCGGCGGTCCTGCTCCCGTCGGTCCCGGTGACGGCCGGCAACATCGAGGAGACTCTGGTCAAGGACGGTATGTACACCATCGACCAGATCTGCACCCCGAAGCTCCGGCCCGCCTGCGACAAGGCCGGACTCAGCCCGTGA
- a CDS encoding ATP-binding cassette domain-containing protein encodes MVQPLLALRGVSKRFAAVQALVDVELEIRAGEVVALVGDNAAGKSTLIKVISGVGPPDRGVIEWEGTAVQIRRPQDAQLLGIAAVYQDLAMCGNLDVVGNLFLGREIRRFGVLDEVEMERRTRELLRTLSIRIPDVRVPLATLSGGQRQVVAITRSFVSAPRLLLLDEPTASLGLEQTNQLLDLIEELRDRGTGILLISHNMGDIKAVADRIAVLRLGRNNGMFNVSTTSQEQIISSITGAVDNTADHRPTDAEETWP; translated from the coding sequence GTGGTTCAGCCCTTGCTGGCCCTGCGCGGTGTGTCCAAGCGCTTCGCCGCCGTCCAGGCACTGGTGGACGTCGAGCTGGAGATCAGGGCCGGGGAGGTGGTCGCCCTGGTCGGCGACAACGCCGCCGGGAAGTCCACCCTGATCAAGGTGATCTCGGGGGTCGGTCCCCCCGACCGGGGCGTCATCGAGTGGGAGGGCACCGCCGTCCAGATCCGGCGCCCCCAGGACGCCCAGCTCCTCGGGATCGCGGCCGTCTACCAGGACCTCGCGATGTGCGGCAACCTCGACGTCGTCGGCAACCTGTTCCTCGGCCGGGAGATCCGCCGGTTCGGCGTCCTCGACGAGGTGGAGATGGAGCGCCGCACCCGCGAGTTGCTGCGCACCCTCTCCATCCGCATCCCCGACGTGCGGGTGCCGCTCGCGACGCTGTCCGGCGGGCAGCGCCAGGTCGTCGCGATCACCCGCTCGTTCGTCAGCGCGCCCCGGCTGCTCCTGCTCGACGAGCCCACCGCCTCCCTGGGCCTCGAACAGACCAACCAGCTCCTCGACCTCATCGAGGAACTGCGCGACCGGGGCACCGGGATACTCCTCATCAGCCACAACATGGGGGACATCAAGGCCGTCGCCGACCGGATCGCCGTCCTGCGCCTCGGCCGCAACAACGGCATGTTCAACGTGAGCACGACCTCCCAGGAGCAGATCATCTCCTCCATCACCGGCGCGGTGGACAACACCGCCGACCACCGCCCCACCGACGCGGAGGAGACATGGCCGTGA
- a CDS encoding patatin-like phospholipase family protein translates to MTAPSTRTTPSRTTPSRGLVLGCGGTLGAAWTTGALHSLQWATGWDPRDAEVLVGTSAGAEIAALLGAGVGVDELLAAQLGREDARPELLRHVTAPPRALPPRPAAFPGSPRLARRALGRTAPVLAGLSGLLPQGRGDARRLTALADALTPPGQWVRHPATWLVATDFDTGRRTVFGHPDTAPVALRDALRASWAVPGWFPPVRVGSRRYADGGILSTASADLLVPSGLDEVYVIAPMSSRSPGPRRGLGRAEALLRRVMTRTLDAECAALRAAGTRVVRIEPTAADLEVMGGNFMDPRRRPAVLETSLRTTRALVREAVETVEAVATPEATDTAAAAADITDARTGA, encoded by the coding sequence GTGACCGCGCCGAGCACACGCACGACCCCTTCCCGAACGACCCCCTCCCGGGGCCTTGTACTGGGCTGCGGAGGAACGCTGGGCGCGGCCTGGACGACCGGCGCCCTGCATTCGCTCCAGTGGGCCACGGGCTGGGACCCGCGCGACGCCGAGGTCCTGGTGGGGACCTCCGCCGGGGCAGAGATCGCGGCGCTGCTCGGCGCGGGTGTCGGCGTGGACGAACTGCTGGCCGCGCAGCTGGGCCGGGAGGACGCCCGTCCGGAACTCCTCCGGCACGTCACCGCCCCGCCCCGGGCGCTGCCGCCCCGGCCGGCCGCCTTCCCCGGGTCGCCCCGGCTGGCCCGCCGCGCGCTGGGCCGCACCGCTCCCGTCCTGGCCGGGCTCTCCGGCCTGCTGCCCCAGGGCCGCGGCGACGCCCGTCGGCTGACGGCCCTCGCGGACGCGCTGACCCCTCCCGGACAGTGGGTGCGGCATCCGGCGACCTGGCTGGTGGCCACCGACTTCGACACCGGCCGCCGTACCGTCTTCGGTCACCCGGACACCGCGCCGGTCGCCCTGCGGGACGCGCTCCGGGCGTCCTGGGCGGTGCCGGGCTGGTTCCCGCCCGTACGCGTGGGGAGCCGGCGGTACGCCGACGGCGGCATCCTCTCCACCGCCTCCGCCGACCTGCTGGTCCCGAGCGGACTCGACGAGGTGTACGTCATCGCGCCGATGAGTTCGCGCTCCCCCGGACCGCGCCGGGGCCTCGGCCGGGCGGAGGCGCTGCTGCGCCGGGTCATGACCCGCACGCTCGACGCGGAGTGCGCCGCCCTGCGGGCGGCGGGCACCCGGGTCGTCCGCATCGAACCCACCGCCGCCGACCTGGAGGTGATGGGCGGCAACTTCATGGACCCCCGGCGCCGCCCGGCGGTCCTGGAGACCTCCCTGCGCACCACCCGCGCCCTCGTCCGCGAGGCCGTGGAGACCGTGGAGGCCGTCGCGACCCCCGAGGCCACCGACACCGCCGCCGCCGCCGCCGACATCACCGACGCCCGGACAGGAGCCTGA